A single genomic interval of Penicillium psychrofluorescens genome assembly, chromosome: 2 harbors:
- a CDS encoding uncharacterized protein (ID:PFLUO_003804-T1.cds;~source:funannotate), with protein MAPLHSRFESSTTDLWSWEERKEKARKARHVLKFLDGEEVSSVPSSPTESVGEQSPIPSPTASEQNRDIKDVMKDYLTQRVLACTAVTVARREIYDIATEDDEANVVMQTILNQKLLEAQEAYSYIDGSSEAGPSRQTPRYPPGLGLERGEEEEAASSQTETILVTYPADSTTPFDNKEKEEPIHSEAETETGDYEPKEPEESSSHGNEEAAETDSETAVASDTAGPLSSKVGEHVRAKPQKSGPKSTKKKNHIKKKSQIRKKVIGTRRKAKARQDQKKIKDDAKSEKDEADKAANSSVAICPGSSCPQTDVTDSEYDTDDSFKIITGDELPESERRGRRDTTDDDEESVEPEIQEPSKSRRKKEKKKRKKNAVREAARLAQRTAAVGASYNPFIPLASIGSEATAKGPQMEPEQEVPEQESSLFVSAVENFAPEDEQSIAQIQHGDQEPAEIGSAHQPEQVVEETRSEESAVSSLTVDLNVHVSIDDIETSVSPECPLTALVEENEEDASSLEIGASVHIVEETGNAIELSFETTAVDNSSGSTTVVNEPINTPLAGEPRPRPPSPPSPPPLPPRPTRSRTLYYAEGYPVVNPRAVWPNDTALHHLRARCGFHPTCCYHRPRGYGMRPPGRSCCCMHHAGDCCQCHSMETESSGVVYQHFDGTVTLPYVPEDLRSRTPSPPPPPIVLERVDDPFVDEQDEPEFDETGFDSRLFSNMLARFGSVMNSSGPVTATVRAWGDGLRRTMILIDGQAPRYTEVPYPALPSEVDNEELDVSNVAGDIHEPAEPGQSEQHTPEVVEPVAQEDHIQEDGETVQQEEHAQGGTEAQQREEHPEEDPPIQVIWQVPLPDNLTEELEPISIAINPSSSRASTETAAESNVGNEKENAKEKDEKSDGLVKELKDENEKADESHNGADNQPDKQQKEEESNDDEPETRRPVFRPYVPREIRSHSQPACKPKEMMFSRVPSSDSLAVEHTRLMVAPSFVQQACANPEGGGSWAEEMDREASSAADAEAPSQNQEDAAGSGNMPNNEQQSGDMQNADGAGDSGNGNGNGGEGGGGSNSTEEQEPYHFNEYQHIQWQDPRPVFHGPLLPQTPEFSSFLPPRDSPSPPHLHPPLSNIQTYYSDNLILARPPMPPLAIHVRKMYGDTSISDLEIVLHLDWAPLASIPHPVHKFMVQSNPTLHYIFTQLSIRAGAEVNEIHVHGGFLYRGMHAFGMALKHLYSWPLLTNNDLRVCTLHSMGIEQQPSVAHPTVNPLYLDKAMVDYAFFYAATGAFLGYSDIVQRGMDIAFTMVSWDTIEQFLSFGVRINEYLIRCLDVAPVTTTAAFDFEAQNKQLQRVWGERMTNYSLEYVLQAVDPDFPLWTKGRSEIVPDRIPIPIRTLPSSMMMNPELLNVRFGEMPSINDGKPSESFIIIPCIALITLPYATLQRGLAILRKRKALTNDLLKKIVTEREERRVRAIRFKNQNRPYPLDPIPEDQLNELGYREFVVPAPAQEGDTPQAAAQRPGLLKREWKGLDPLSMDDMIPRASSNRPTAATGDAN; from the coding sequence ATGGCGCCCCTTCACTCGCGCTTTGAAAGCAGCACCACGGATTTGTGGTCCTGGGAAGAGCGCAAGGAGAAAGCAAGGAAAGCAAGACATGTGTTGAAGTTCCTCGATGGGGAGGAGGTCTCCTCCgtcccttcctctcccacaGAGTCCGTGGGCGAGCAATCTCCAATTCCCTCGCCCACGGCGTCAGAGCAGAATCGAGACATCAAGGACGTGATGAAGGATTATTTGACACAGCGGGTTCTTGCATGCACGGCCGTCACAGTGGCCAGACGCGAGATCTATGATATCGCCActgaagatgatgaggcAAATGTCGTTATGCAGACCATCCTGAATCAAAAGCTGCTGGAAGCGCAGGAGGCTTATTCCTATATTGATGGCTCCTCCGAGGCGGGTCCGTCGCGACAGACCCCGAGATATCCGCCGGGTCTGGGCCTCGAGCGCggcgaagaggaagaagctgCTTCCAGCCAGACTGAGACCATTCTTGTCACTTATCCAGCGGATTCGACTACTCCTTTTGACAacaaggaaaaagaagaaccaaTCCACAGCGAGGCCGAGACGGAGACGGGGGACTACGAGCCGAAAGAGCCTGAggaaagcagcagccacGGCAACGAAGAGGCCGCAGAGACCGACAGTGAGACTGCAGTTGCATCTGACACGGCTGGCCCCCTTTCTTCAAAAGTTGGTGAGCATGTTCGCGCAAAGCCTCAAAAGAGTGGCCCAAAGAGcacgaagaaaaaaaaccatatcaagaagaagtcaCAGATTCGAAAGAAGGTAATCGGCACCCGTCGCAAGGCAAAAGCTCGCCAGGACcaaaagaagatcaaggacgATGCCAAATCTGAAAAGGACGAGGCAGACAAGGCGGCCAATTCCTCTGTGGCAATTTGCCCTGGCTCTTCGTGTCCTCAGACAGACGTAACGGATTCTGAGTATGATACTGATGATAGTTTCAAGATTATCACCGGTGACGAGCTGCCGGAGTCTGAGCGGCGTGGACGCCGGGATACgaccgacgacgacgaagagtCCGTTGAGCCTGAGATTCAAGAGCCTTCAAAGAGCcggcgcaagaaggagaagaagaagcgaaagaagaatgccgTGCGGGAGGCTGCGCGCCTCGCGCAGCgtactgctgctgttggagCCTCATACAATCCTTTCATCCCACTTGCATCCATTGGGTCGGAAGCCACGGCAAAGGGGCCACAGATGGAGCCTGAGCAGGAAGTGCCTGAACAGGAGAGCTCGCTTTTTGTTTCAGCGGTCGAGAATTTTGCTCCCGAAGACGAGCAGTCAATCGCTCAGATTCAGCATGGTGATCAAGAGCCTGCGGAAATTGGCTCGGCGCATCAACCTGAACAGGTGGTCGAAGAAACCCGCTCGGAGGAGTCGGCCGTGAGCAGCTTGACGGTTGATTTGAATGTCCACGTGTCGATCGATGATATTGAGACCAGTGTGAGCCCTGAGTGTCCTCTGACGGCCTTAGtggaggagaacgaggaagaCGCTTCTTCGTTGGAAATCGGCGCATCCGTCCATATTGTGGAGGAGACAGGCAATGCCATTGAACTATCTTTCGAGACAACTGCTGTGGACAACTCAAGCGGCTCGACTACCGTGGTCAACGAGCCGATTAATACACCGCTCGCCGGCGAGCCGCGGCCGCGCcccccatcgccgccaagtcCCCCTCCACTTCCGCCGCGACCCACCAGATCGCGTACCCTGTACTATGCAGAGGGTTATCCGGTTGTCAATCCTCGAGCCGTGTGGCCCAATGATACTGCTTTGCACCACCTTCGTGCGCGATGCGGCTTCCACCCGACATGCTGCTACCATCGGCCGCGAGGTTACGGCATGCGTCCTCCTGGTCGGTCGTGCTGCTGCATGCACCACGCTGGCGATTGTTGCCAATGCCACTCCATGGAGACAGAGAGTAGTGGAGTTGTCTACCAGCACTTCGATGGAACAGTCACTTTGCCCTATGTGCCTGAGGATCTGCGCAGTCGAACTCCCAGCCCGCCACCGCCTCCGATTGTTCTCGAACGAGTTGACGATCCTTTCGTAGACGAGCAGGATGAACCTGAATTCGATGAAACTGGATTCGATTCTCGACTCTTCTCAAATATGCTTGCCCGCTTCGGAAGCGTTATGAATTCCTCCGGGCCCGTGACGGCAACGGTCCGGGCTTGGGGAGACGGGCTCCGACGCACGATGATTCTTATTGACGGTCAGGCGCCTCGGTATACTGAGGTGCCGTatcctgctcttccttcaGAGGTTGACAATGAGGAATTGGATGTTTCCAATGTGGCCGGAGATATTCATGAACCTGCGGAGCCAGGTCAGTCGGAGCAGCACACTCCTGAAGTGGTGGAGCCTGTGGCGCAGGAAGATCATATTCAGGAAGATGGAGAAACTGTGCAGCAGGAGGAACATGCTCAGGGAGGGACAGAAGCTCAGCAGCGAGAGGAACATCCCGAAGAGGATCCACCCATTCAAGTGATTTGGCAAGTGCCATTGCCCGATAATCTCACTGAGGAACTAGAGCCGATCAGCATTGCAATCAATCCGTCATCTTCTCGCGCGTCGACGGAGACGGCGGCGGAGTCTAATGTGGGCAATGAGAAGGAGAAcgcgaaggagaaggacgaaAAGTCTGATGGTCTGGTGAAAGAGCTCAaagatgagaatgagaaagCGGATGAGTCGCACAATGGCGCTGACAACCAGCCCGACAAACagcaaaaggaagaagaatcgaACGACGATGAACCTGAGACCAGACGTCCCGTTTTCCGGCCATATGTCCCCCGTGAGATTCGGTCCCATTCTCAGCCGGCGTGCAAACCCAAGGAGATGATGTTTTCTCGAGTTCCTTCTTCTGATTCACTGGCCGTGGAACACACGCGGTTGATGGTTGCGCCCAGTTTTGTGCAGCAAGCCTGTGCAAATCCGGAGGGGGGAGGAAGCTGGGCTGAAGAGATGGACAGAGAGGCTTCTTCGGCTGCAGATGCTGAGGCACCTTCGcaaaatcaagaagatgCAGCAGGGTCTGGAAATATGCCGAACAATGAGCAGCAGAGTGGTGATATGCAGAATGCAGATGGTGCTGGGGATTCAggcaatggcaatggcaatgggggagaaggaggaggaggaagcaaTTCGACTGAAGAGCAGGAACCATATCATTTCAACGAGTACCAGCACATTCAGTGGCAGGACCCTCGACCTGTTTTTCATGGTCCTCTGCTGCCTCAGACACCTGaattttcttctttcctgccACCTCGCGactccccttctcctccacacCTTCACCCTCCACTCAGCAATATTCAAACCTACTACTCAGACAACCTTATTCTGGCCAGGCCTCCGATGCCCCCTCTTGCTATCCACGTCCGCAAAATGTATGGCGATACTAGCATCTCGGACTTGGAGATCGTCTTGCACCTGGACTGGGCACCTCTAGCGTCTATCCCACACCCCGTCCACAAATTCATGGTCCAGAGCAACCCGACTCTGCACTACATTTTCACCCAGCTCAGCATCCGTGCTGGCGCCGAGGTCAACGAGATCCACGTCCATGGCGGTTTTCTGTATCGCGGCATGCACGCCTTCGGCATGGCCCTGAAACACCTGTACAGTTGGCCCCTGTTGACCAACAATGACCTGCGCGTGTGCACTCTCCATTCCATGGGCATAGAGCAGCAGCCCTCCGTGGCTCACCCCACCGTGAACCCTCTCTatctcgacaaggccatggTCGACTACGCTTTTTTCTACGCGGCCACTGGTGCCTTCCTGGGCTACTCTGATATCGTGCAGCGCGGCATGGACATTGCTTTCACGATGGTGTCATGGGACACCATCGAGCAGTTCCTGAGCTTCGGCGTACGCATCAACGAATACCTCATCCGCTGCCTCGACGTTGCTCCCGTGACCACAACTGCCGCCTTCGACTTCGAGGCGCAGAacaagcagctgcagcgcgtCTGGGGTGAACGCATGACGAACTACTCGCTGGAGTACGTCCTGCAGGCCGTGGACCCTGACTTTCCTCTGTGGACCAAGGGCCGATCCGAGATCGTGCCGGACCGCATTCCCATCCCGATTCGCACCCTGCCCAgttcgatgatgatgaatcCTGAGCTGCTGAACGTTCGCTTCGGCGAAATGCCCTCCATCAATGACGGCAAGCCCTCCGAGTCCTTCATTATCATCCCGTGCATCGCCTTGATCACCCTCCCCTACGCCACCCTGCAGCGTGGACTGGCCATTctgcgcaagcgcaaggcccTGACCAACGACCTtctgaagaagatcgtcaCCGAGCGTGAGGAACGCCGTGTGCGCGCCATCCGCTTCAAGAACCAGAACAGGCCCTACCCGCTGGATCCCATCCCGGAGGACCAGCTGAACGAGCTCGGATACCGTGAGTTCGTGGTCCCGGCTCCGGCCCAGGAGGGCGACACTCCCCAGGCGGCTGCTCAGCGCCCCGGTCTGCTGAAGCGGGAGTGGAAGGGTCTGGATCCACTCAGCATGGACGACATGATTCCCCGGGCTAGCTCTAACCGGCCTACGGCGGCTACGGGTGATGCCAACTAA